Proteins from a single region of Salipiger sp. H15:
- the yidC gene encoding membrane protein insertase YidC has protein sequence MDNQNKNLLIATALSFVVILVWFLLFPPPEATVDETAQTTEQTLEATPGTGVTAPNATADAGAAPAATATTAAPEAALDTARVDIDAPNLIGSIALTGGRIDDLKLRNYHETNDESSPVVQLLAPVGGADPYYAVYGWAPGNGLQAADVPGPNTEWTVESGESLDVDSPVTLRWDSPAGLIFRRTFAVDEKFMFRVTQSVENTSANEVSAAPYGILARHGEPSDLKNFFVLHEGSISMTDGTLAENKYKKIRDFDPTAEQSTRAETYQVSQNGWIGFTEHYWETVLIPDAGTSYRQAIKYNEARDIYQAEIVLPTQTIAPGATAEVSTRMFSGAKVWEVINEYQDQGVDRFVDSIDWGWFFFLTKPIFWLLHHIHQWIGNMGLSIIGLTILLKALLFPLAYKSYVSMAKMKELQPQMEELKKKAGDDRQKLQQEMMALYKREKVNPASGCLPILLQIPIFFSLYKVIFVSFELRHAPFFGPFQDLSAPDPTSLYNLFGLLPWAAPEAGTTLAMIFIGILPILLGISMFLQQKLNPTPTDPAQAMIFAWMPWVFMFMLGGFASGLVLYWITNNTITFTQQYLIMRSHGAKPDVFGNIRSTFKRKPKDAKSGGK, from the coding sequence ATGGACAATCAGAACAAGAATCTGCTCATCGCCACGGCGCTGAGCTTCGTCGTGATCCTCGTCTGGTTCCTGCTCTTCCCCCCGCCCGAAGCGACGGTGGACGAGACGGCACAGACCACCGAGCAGACGCTCGAGGCGACGCCCGGCACCGGCGTGACGGCACCGAATGCCACGGCTGACGCCGGCGCGGCGCCCGCGGCCACGGCCACGACGGCAGCCCCCGAGGCCGCGCTCGACACCGCGCGCGTCGACATCGACGCGCCGAACCTGATCGGCTCGATCGCCCTCACCGGCGGCCGCATCGACGACCTCAAGCTGCGCAACTACCACGAGACCAACGACGAGAGCTCGCCGGTGGTCCAGCTGCTCGCCCCGGTGGGTGGCGCCGATCCCTATTACGCCGTCTACGGCTGGGCTCCGGGCAATGGCCTGCAGGCCGCCGACGTGCCCGGCCCGAACACCGAGTGGACGGTCGAATCCGGCGAGAGCCTCGATGTCGACAGCCCGGTCACCCTGCGCTGGGACAGCCCCGCGGGCCTGATCTTCCGCCGCACCTTCGCGGTCGACGAGAAGTTCATGTTCCGCGTCACCCAGTCGGTCGAGAACACCTCGGCCAACGAGGTCTCGGCCGCGCCCTACGGCATCCTTGCCCGCCATGGCGAGCCGTCGGATCTGAAGAACTTCTTCGTGCTGCACGAGGGCTCCATCTCGATGACCGATGGCACCCTCGCCGAGAACAAGTACAAGAAGATCCGCGACTTCGACCCGACCGCCGAGCAGAGCACCCGCGCCGAGACCTACCAGGTCTCGCAGAACGGCTGGATCGGCTTCACCGAGCACTACTGGGAAACCGTGCTGATCCCCGACGCCGGCACCAGCTACCGCCAGGCGATCAAGTACAACGAGGCCCGCGACATCTACCAGGCAGAGATCGTGCTGCCGACGCAGACCATCGCCCCCGGCGCCACCGCCGAGGTCTCGACCCGCATGTTCTCGGGCGCCAAGGTCTGGGAAGTGATCAACGAGTACCAGGATCAGGGCGTCGACCGTTTCGTCGACAGCATCGACTGGGGCTGGTTCTTCTTCCTCACCAAGCCGATCTTCTGGCTGCTGCACCACATCCACCAGTGGATCGGCAACATGGGCCTGTCGATCATCGGCCTGACCATCCTGCTCAAGGCGCTCCTCTTCCCGCTCGCGTACAAGTCCTACGTGTCGATGGCGAAGATGAAGGAACTGCAGCCGCAGATGGAGGAGCTGAAGAAGAAGGCCGGCGACGACCGCCAGAAGCTCCAGCAGGAGATGATGGCCCTCTACAAGCGCGAAAAGGTCAACCCGGCCTCGGGCTGCCTGCCGATCCTGCTGCAGATCCCGATCTTCTTCTCGCTCTACAAGGTGATCTTCGTCTCGTTCGAACTGCGTCACGCGCCCTTCTTCGGCCCGTTCCAGGACCTTTCGGCCCCCGATCCCACCTCGCTCTACAACCTCTTCGGTCTGCTGCCCTGGGCAGCCCCCGAGGCGGGCACGACGCTGGCGATGATCTTCATCGGCATCCTGCCGATCCTGCTGGGCATCTCGATGTTCCTGCAGCAGAAGCTGAACCCGACGCCGACCGATCCCGCGCAGGCGATGATCTTTGCCTGGATGCCCTGGGTGTTCATGTTCATGCTCGGCGGCTTCGCCTCGGGCCTGGTGCTCTACTGGATCACCAACAACACGATCACCTTCACCCAGCAGTACCTGATCATGCGCAGCCACGGGGCCAAGCCTGACGTGTTCGGCAACATCCGGTCGACCTTCAAGCGCAAGCCCAAGGACGCGAAGTCGGGCGGAAAATGA
- a CDS encoding MOSC N-terminal beta barrel domain-containing protein, giving the protein MSGRVTQIWRHPIKAHGREALDRVTLRAHHCLPFDRAWAVAHENSDADGSEWVSCGNFSRGVKAPQLMAISTELDEAAGTLTLHHPDRPDLTIDPDRDGTAFLDWVRPLMPAERAQPARLVRAQARGMTDAPFPSITICNMASHRAVEAQIGSPLSIHRWRGNIWLDGLEPWAEWDWVGREIRIGGATLVVRERTGRCAATTVNPETGQRDADTLGALRHWGHTDFSVQAEVTTGGEIAHDDEVTLL; this is encoded by the coding sequence ATGAGCGGACGGGTCACCCAGATCTGGCGCCACCCGATCAAGGCCCATGGCCGCGAGGCGCTGGACCGGGTGACCCTTCGCGCGCACCACTGCCTGCCCTTCGACCGCGCCTGGGCCGTGGCGCACGAGAATTCCGATGCGGATGGCTCCGAGTGGGTCAGCTGCGGAAACTTCAGCCGGGGCGTCAAGGCGCCCCAGCTCATGGCGATCAGCACAGAGCTGGACGAGGCGGCGGGCACCCTTACCCTGCACCACCCGGACCGCCCCGACCTGACGATCGACCCCGACCGTGACGGCACCGCCTTCCTCGACTGGGTGCGCCCGCTGATGCCCGCCGAGCGCGCGCAACCGGCGCGGCTCGTCCGGGCGCAGGCACGCGGCATGACCGACGCGCCCTTCCCCTCGATCACGATCTGCAACATGGCCTCGCACCGCGCGGTCGAGGCGCAGATCGGGAGCCCGCTGTCGATCCACCGCTGGCGCGGCAACATCTGGCTCGACGGGCTGGAGCCCTGGGCGGAATGGGACTGGGTCGGGCGCGAGATTCGCATCGGCGGCGCGACGCTCGTCGTGCGCGAGCGGACCGGCCGCTGCGCCGCCACCACCGTAAACCCCGAGACAGGCCAGCGCGATGCGGATACGCTGGGCGCGCTGCGTCACTGGGGGCATACGGATTTCTCGGTGCAGGCCGAAGTGACGACTGGCGGCGAGATCGCCCATGACGACGAGGTGACCCTGCTGTGA
- the yihA gene encoding ribosome biogenesis GTP-binding protein YihA/YsxC has product MTTPLPFPIAEDPDDVTREAARKAFAGDVQFLKGVVAMDGLPPDDRPEVCFAGRSNVGKSSLINALTGRKGLARASNTPGRTQEINFFTLNESHYLVDLPGYGFANAPVAVVEKWQRLLKQYLSGRASLRRAFVLIDARHGVKSVDEEIMELLDKSAVTFQAVLTKTDKLKASELAKILEQVRGKLSKHPAAYPEIVLTSSEKGEGIPTLRAIISGLS; this is encoded by the coding sequence GTGACGACCCCCCTTCCCTTCCCCATCGCCGAAGACCCCGATGACGTGACCCGCGAGGCCGCGCGCAAGGCCTTTGCCGGCGACGTGCAGTTCCTCAAGGGCGTGGTGGCCATGGACGGCCTGCCGCCCGACGACCGTCCCGAGGTCTGCTTTGCCGGGCGTTCCAACGTCGGCAAGTCGAGCCTGATCAACGCGCTGACCGGCCGCAAGGGCCTTGCCCGGGCGTCGAACACGCCGGGCCGGACGCAGGAGATCAACTTCTTCACGCTGAACGAGAGCCACTACCTCGTCGACCTTCCGGGCTACGGCTTCGCCAACGCGCCCGTCGCCGTGGTCGAGAAATGGCAGCGCCTGCTCAAGCAGTACCTCTCGGGCCGCGCCTCGCTGCGCCGCGCCTTCGTGCTGATCGACGCGCGCCACGGGGTGAAATCCGTGGACGAGGAGATCATGGAACTGCTCGACAAGTCGGCGGTGACCTTCCAGGCGGTGCTGACCAAGACCGACAAGCTGAAGGCCAGCGAGCTTGCTAAGATCCTCGAGCAGGTGCGCGGCAAGCTCTCCAAGCACCCGGCCGCCTATCCCGAGATCGTGCTGACCAGTTCCGAGAAGGGCGAGGGCATTCCCACGCTCCGCGCCATCATCAGCGGGCTTTCCTGA
- the argB gene encoding acetylglutamate kinase, with product MKKQTMNRDWIATARTLNEALPYLQRYTGAIVVVKFGGNAMGDTDAMAEFARDIVLMRQVGVNPVVVHGGGPMINDMLAKLNIQSEFKRGKRVTDQATVEVVEMVLTGLVNKRIVQAIMDEGGRAVGLSGKDDDLIVCEADDPELGFVGRPVECNVQVLRDLFAAGIIPVVAPVATGMDYLETFNVNGDTAAGALAAALKADRLLLLTDVSGVKNKDGEVVTQMTPEEVRAMIDDGTIAGGMIPKTETALKAVEDGVRAVVILDGRVPNACLLELFTEHGAGSLIRRADLEPVRPRT from the coding sequence ATGAAGAAGCAGACGATGAACCGAGACTGGATCGCGACAGCCCGCACTCTCAACGAAGCCCTGCCCTACCTGCAGCGCTATACGGGCGCGATCGTTGTGGTGAAGTTCGGCGGCAACGCCATGGGCGACACCGACGCCATGGCCGAGTTCGCCCGGGACATCGTGCTGATGCGACAGGTCGGCGTGAACCCGGTCGTGGTGCATGGCGGCGGGCCGATGATCAACGACATGCTCGCCAAGCTGAACATCCAGTCGGAGTTCAAGCGCGGCAAGCGCGTCACCGACCAGGCCACCGTCGAGGTGGTCGAGATGGTGCTCACCGGCCTCGTCAACAAGCGCATCGTGCAGGCGATCATGGACGAGGGCGGCCGTGCGGTCGGCCTCTCGGGCAAGGATGATGACCTCATCGTCTGCGAGGCGGACGATCCGGAACTCGGCTTCGTCGGGCGTCCGGTCGAGTGCAACGTGCAGGTGCTGCGCGACCTCTTCGCCGCCGGGATCATCCCCGTGGTGGCCCCTGTCGCGACCGGCATGGACTATCTCGAGACCTTCAACGTCAACGGCGACACCGCCGCTGGCGCGCTGGCCGCGGCGCTCAAGGCCGACCGCCTGCTGCTGCTGACCGACGTCTCGGGCGTGAAGAACAAGGACGGCGAGGTGGTCACGCAGATGACCCCCGAGGAAGTCCGCGCGATGATCGACGACGGCACCATCGCCGGCGGCATGATCCCCAAGACCGAGACCGCGCTGAAGGCGGTCGAGGACGGCGTGCGCGCGGTGGTCATCCTCGACGGGCGCGTGCCCAACGCCTGCCTGCTCGAGCTCTTCACCGAGCATGGCGCCGGCTCGCTGATTCGCCGCGCCGACCTGGAGCCGGTGCGCCCGCGCACGTGA
- a CDS encoding ferredoxin yields MSLGEIDAAARTEGLALRGAFHPAPGDGAPDGCATLVLLGPDEPRFWPVFSASPEYLDGATAPMDRWSKRVIGALAGRFGGSAVLPSDGPPYPSFFAWALASGQAFAAPPALLVHRTAGLLVSYRGAIALPLRLPLPPPARRPCDTCDAPCRGACPVGALGAGTPYDVAACQAHLRRDAGAECRQRGCLVRRACPLSASLQRQPAQAAFHMTAFMEDWPPAVEGRG; encoded by the coding sequence GTGAGCCTCGGCGAGATCGACGCCGCGGCGCGGACCGAAGGCCTCGCCCTGCGCGGCGCCTTCCACCCCGCGCCCGGCGACGGCGCGCCGGACGGCTGCGCGACGCTGGTGCTTCTCGGCCCCGACGAGCCGCGGTTCTGGCCGGTCTTCTCGGCCTCGCCGGAATACCTCGACGGCGCGACGGCACCGATGGATCGCTGGTCCAAGCGGGTGATCGGCGCGCTGGCCGGGCGGTTCGGCGGCAGCGCGGTCCTTCCCTCGGACGGCCCACCCTACCCCTCCTTCTTCGCCTGGGCGCTCGCCAGCGGCCAGGCCTTCGCGGCACCGCCGGCGCTGCTGGTGCATCGCACCGCTGGCCTGCTGGTCAGCTACCGGGGCGCGATCGCGCTGCCCCTGCGCCTGCCGCTTCCGCCCCCTGCCCGCCGCCCCTGCGACACCTGCGACGCCCCCTGTCGCGGTGCCTGTCCCGTCGGTGCGCTCGGCGCGGGCACCCCTTATGACGTCGCCGCCTGCCAGGCCCACCTGCGCCGCGACGCGGGCGCCGAGTGCCGCCAGCGCGGATGCCTCGTGCGCCGCGCCTGCCCGCTCTCGGCCAGCCTGCAGCGGCAGCCGGCGCAGGCCGCTTTCCACATGACCGCTTTCATGGAAGACTGGCCGCCGGCGGTGGAGGGACGCGGATGA
- a CDS encoding histidine phosphatase family protein: MKRLILMRHAKSDWSVGMPDHARPLNPRGRKSARALGDWLRAEQIVPDQVLCSSAARTRETLDLLGLGELPTRFEDRLYLAGPKILLKSLQEASGATVLMLGHNPGIGEFANLVVTHGPGHPKFGTYPTGATLVADFPVEDWSEARLGMAACHEFIVPRELA, from the coding sequence ATGAAACGGCTCATTCTCATGCGGCATGCGAAATCCGATTGGTCGGTGGGCATGCCGGACCATGCGCGCCCGCTGAACCCGCGCGGCCGGAAGAGCGCCCGGGCGCTCGGCGATTGGCTGCGGGCCGAGCAGATCGTGCCGGATCAGGTCCTCTGTTCCTCGGCCGCGCGCACCCGCGAGACGCTCGACCTCCTCGGCCTCGGCGAGCTTCCGACGCGTTTCGAGGACCGGCTCTACCTTGCCGGGCCGAAGATCCTGCTCAAGAGCCTGCAGGAGGCGAGCGGGGCAACCGTGCTGATGCTCGGGCACAATCCCGGCATCGGCGAATTCGCCAACCTGGTGGTCACGCACGGCCCCGGCCATCCGAAGTTCGGCACCTATCCGACCGGCGCCACGCTGGTGGCCGACTTCCCGGTCGAGGACTGGTCCGAGGCGCGCCTCGGCATGGCGGCCTGCCATGAGTTCATCGTCCCGCGCGAGCTTGCCTGA
- a CDS encoding amino acid ABC transporter ATP-binding protein, which yields MSELATREVDRSQMKVSDEVAIQITKMNKWYGTFHVLRDIDLTVYRGERIVIAGPSGSGKSTMIRCINRLEEHQAGSIVVDGIELSSDLKNIDKIRSEVGMCFQHFNLFPHLTILENCTLAPIWVRKIPKKQAEETAMHFLEKVKIPEQAHKYPGQLSGGQQQRVAIARSLCMKPRIMLFDEPTSALDPEMIKEVLDTMVELAEEGMTMLCVTHEMGFARQVANRVIFMDAGQIVEQNEPEEFFNNPQHERTKLFLSQILGH from the coding sequence ATGTCTGAACTTGCAACACGCGAAGTCGATCGCAGCCAGATGAAGGTCTCCGACGAGGTGGCCATCCAGATCACGAAGATGAACAAGTGGTACGGGACCTTCCACGTGCTGCGCGACATCGACCTGACCGTCTACCGCGGCGAGCGGATCGTCATCGCCGGGCCCTCGGGCTCGGGCAAGTCGACGATGATCCGCTGCATCAACCGCCTCGAGGAACACCAGGCGGGCAGCATCGTCGTCGACGGCATCGAGCTGAGCTCGGATCTGAAGAACATCGACAAGATCCGCTCCGAGGTCGGCATGTGCTTCCAGCACTTCAACCTCTTCCCGCACCTCACAATTCTCGAGAACTGCACGCTCGCGCCGATCTGGGTTCGCAAGATCCCCAAGAAGCAGGCGGAAGAGACGGCGATGCACTTCCTCGAGAAGGTGAAAATCCCCGAGCAGGCCCACAAGTACCCGGGACAGCTTTCGGGCGGTCAGCAGCAGCGCGTGGCCATCGCCCGCTCGCTCTGCATGAAGCCGCGGATCATGCTCTTTGACGAACCGACCTCGGCGCTCGACCCGGAGATGATCAAGGAAGTGCTCGATACCATGGTCGAACTCGCTGAGGAGGGAATGACCATGCTTTGCGTCACCCATGAAATGGGATTCGCCCGGCAGGTCGCGAATCGGGTCATTTTCATGGATGCCGGACAAATCGTTGAGCAAAATGAACCTGAGGAATTCTTCAATAATCCGCAGCACGAGCGGACAAAACTGTTCCTGAGCCAGATTCTCGGGCACTGA
- a CDS encoding ABC transporter permease subunit (The N-terminal region of this protein, as described by TIGR01726, is a three transmembrane segment that identifies a subfamily of ABC transporter permease subunits, which specificities that include histidine, arginine, glutamine, glutamate, L-cystine (sic), the opines (in Agrobacterium) octopine and nopaline, etc.): MSDTHAQTVAYVRDTMLDQKEPPLNQVGAVKWIRDNLFSSWLNILLTLASLWVIYAVLSHLLPWALRGVWDASNLTQCRQIIAERYGEGTNVACWAVLAERWPQLVFGFFPRELYWRPILAFLIFLTAVAPVLFSSVPRKVLWVSAIAPFAIFWLIWGGSLWGPIAAILGFAIGWAIMTFAAPKLGTLLAVILAIVVPVLYWLFVCGPLAGALASVVPLSLQTVATQKMGGFLLATIIGVSGIVLSLPLGILLALGRQSDMFIINKFSVAFIEIIRGVPLIVWLFTASLLLNYFLPPGTNFDLMLRVIIMVTLFSAAYIAEVVRGGLAALPKGQYEAADALGLDYWKSMRLVILPQALKISIPGIVNTFIGLFKDTTLVVFIGLLDPIGLSSSIRATTDWNGIYWELFVFIGLCFFIFCFSMGRYSLFLEKKLRREHR, from the coding sequence ATGAGCGACACCCATGCACAGACCGTCGCCTATGTCCGCGACACCATGCTCGACCAGAAGGAGCCGCCGCTGAACCAGGTCGGCGCGGTGAAGTGGATCCGCGACAACCTGTTCTCGAGCTGGCTCAACATCCTGCTCACCCTCGCCTCGCTCTGGGTCATCTACGCGGTGCTGAGCCACCTGCTGCCCTGGGCCCTGCGCGGGGTCTGGGACGCCTCGAACCTCACGCAGTGCCGCCAGATCATCGCCGAGCGCTACGGCGAGGGCACCAATGTCGCCTGCTGGGCGGTGCTGGCCGAACGCTGGCCGCAGCTGGTCTTCGGCTTCTTCCCCCGGGAGCTCTACTGGCGGCCGATCCTCGCCTTCCTGATCTTCCTCACGGCGGTCGCGCCGGTGCTGTTCAGCTCGGTGCCGCGCAAGGTGCTCTGGGTTTCGGCCATCGCGCCCTTCGCGATCTTCTGGCTGATCTGGGGCGGCTCGCTCTGGGGTCCGATCGCGGCCATCCTCGGCTTCGCCATCGGCTGGGCGATCATGACCTTCGCCGCGCCGAAGCTCGGCACGCTGCTGGCGGTGATCCTCGCGATCGTCGTGCCGGTGCTCTACTGGCTCTTCGTCTGCGGCCCGCTCGCCGGGGCGCTGGCCTCGGTGGTGCCGCTGTCGCTGCAGACCGTGGCGACGCAGAAGATGGGCGGCTTCTTGTTGGCGACGATCATCGGCGTGTCGGGCATCGTGCTGTCGCTGCCGCTGGGCATCCTGCTGGCGCTGGGGCGGCAGTCGGACATGTTCATCATCAACAAGTTCTCGGTTGCCTTCATCGAGATCATCCGCGGCGTGCCGCTGATCGTCTGGCTGTTCACCGCGTCGCTGCTGCTGAACTACTTCCTGCCGCCGGGCACCAACTTCGACCTGATGCTGCGCGTCATCATCATGGTGACCCTCTTCTCGGCCGCCTATATCGCCGAGGTGGTGCGGGGCGGTCTTGCCGCGCTGCCGAAGGGCCAGTACGAGGCCGCGGACGCGCTGGGGCTGGATTACTGGAAATCCATGCGGCTGGTCATCCTGCCGCAGGCATTGAAGATCTCGATCCCGGGGATCGTGAATACCTTCATCGGCCTCTTCAAGGATACCACCCTGGTCGTCTTCATCGGCCTTCTCGATCCCATTGGCCTATCCAGTTCGATCCGGGCGACCACCGATTGGAACGGCATTTACTGGGAACTCTTCGTCTTTATCGGCCTGTGCTTCTTCATCTTCTGCTTCAGCATGGGCCGCTATTCGCTCTTCCTCGAGAAAAAGCTCCGCAGAGAGCACCGCTAA
- a CDS encoding ABC transporter permease subunit (The N-terminal region of this protein, as described by TIGR01726, is a three transmembrane segment that identifies a subfamily of ABC transporter permease subunits, which specificities that include histidine, arginine, glutamine, glutamate, L-cystine (sic), the opines (in Agrobacterium) octopine and nopaline, etc.), giving the protein MATISDPPEQGFRLSQLIFDTRYRSMTIQVVAMVLIGLLLSWLISNTIHNLEALGKDFDFGFLSQPAGYDINQQLIEYNNQMTHGRAALVGILNTLLVAVLGCALATVLGVIAGVLRLSNNWIVSRLAAVYVEGFRNVPLLLWIVLIFALMTESMPAPRDFKGGDGPSMLLGESVAITNRGVYIPNVVFSRSLGGNEVAAAEAPAPAAAATPGTNMAGTYGASRIATGGAGIQAGQNGTTAGAGGSGTSAAGEGGEVIPSSSGWDWLLILAVLVAGSVGAKLLGKRAAHIQEATGKRPMTLPLQIAAILVPLIVVLVALGASLDKPELGGFNFDGGVHLRNSLIALWLALSLYTGAFIAEIVRGGILAISKGQTEAAYALGLRPGTTMNLVILPQALRVIIPPLISQFLNLTKNSSLAIAVGYMDVRSTLGGITINQTGRELEGMLLLGLFYLVLSLLISGVMNVYNSSVKLKER; this is encoded by the coding sequence ATGGCGACCATCTCGGACCCGCCGGAGCAGGGCTTCCGGCTGAGTCAGCTTATCTTCGACACGCGCTATCGCTCGATGACCATCCAGGTCGTCGCGATGGTCCTTATCGGACTGCTGCTGTCGTGGCTGATTTCCAACACGATCCACAACCTCGAGGCACTGGGCAAGGACTTCGACTTCGGGTTCCTGTCGCAGCCCGCGGGCTATGACATCAACCAGCAGCTGATCGAGTACAACAACCAGATGACCCACGGCCGCGCGGCGCTGGTGGGCATCCTCAACACGCTGCTCGTGGCGGTGCTGGGCTGCGCCCTCGCCACGGTGCTGGGCGTGATCGCGGGCGTGCTGCGCCTGTCGAACAACTGGATCGTCTCGCGTCTCGCGGCGGTCTACGTCGAGGGCTTCCGCAACGTCCCGCTGCTGCTGTGGATCGTGCTGATCTTCGCGCTGATGACGGAATCCATGCCCGCACCGCGCGATTTCAAGGGCGGTGACGGCCCCTCGATGCTGCTCGGTGAAAGCGTCGCGATCACCAACCGCGGCGTCTACATCCCCAACGTGGTCTTCAGCCGCTCCCTGGGCGGCAACGAGGTGGCGGCAGCGGAGGCGCCCGCCCCCGCGGCCGCCGCGACGCCGGGCACCAACATGGCCGGCACCTATGGCGCGAGCCGCATTGCCACCGGCGGCGCCGGGATCCAGGCCGGGCAGAACGGCACCACCGCGGGCGCGGGCGGCTCCGGCACCTCTGCCGCGGGCGAGGGCGGAGAGGTCATTCCCTCCTCCTCCGGCTGGGACTGGCTGCTGATCCTCGCGGTGCTCGTCGCGGGCAGCGTCGGGGCCAAGCTCCTCGGCAAGCGCGCGGCGCATATCCAGGAGGCCACGGGCAAACGCCCGATGACCCTGCCGCTGCAGATCGCCGCCATTCTCGTGCCGCTGATCGTGGTGCTGGTGGCGCTCGGCGCCTCGCTCGACAAGCCCGAGCTCGGCGGCTTCAACTTCGACGGCGGCGTGCACCTGCGCAACTCGCTGATCGCGCTGTGGCTGGCGCTGTCGCTCTACACCGGCGCCTTCATCGCCGAGATCGTGCGCGGCGGCATCCTCGCCATCTCGAAGGGCCAGACCGAGGCGGCCTACGCGCTGGGTCTGCGTCCGGGCACCACGATGAACCTCGTGATCCTGCCGCAGGCGCTGCGGGTGATCATCCCGCCGCTGATCTCGCAGTTCCTCAACCTCACCAAGAACAGCTCGCTCGCCATCGCGGTGGGCTACATGGACGTGCGTTCGACCCTCGGGGGCATCACCATCAACCAGACCGGCCGCGAGCTCGAGGGCATGCTGCTGCTGGGCCTGTTCTACCTGGTGCTGAGCCTGCTGATCTCGGGCGTGATGAACGTCTACAACTCCTCCGTTAAGCTGAAGGAGCGGTGA
- a CDS encoding amino acid ABC transporter substrate-binding protein, protein MKKTVTLGALTVAALAAGAAGAATLDDVKARGELKCGVSTGLAGFSAPDANNVWQGFDVAYCRALAAAVLGDPMKVAFTQTTGQTRFTALASGEIDVLARNTTWTFSRDVDLKFEFIGVNYYDGQGFIAPKSLGVASAKELDGATVCIQTGTTTELNLADFFRANNISYEPVPIETNAEAQQQYLAGACDVYTTDASGLAATRATFENPSDHVILPEIISKEPLGPLVRHGDNEWGDIARWTLNALIAAEEYGVTSANIAELSSAPTNNPEINRLLGTEGELGAMLGLDNEWAKRAIMAGGNYGEIFEKNIGEATPIGLSRGLNAQWTEGGLLYSPPFR, encoded by the coding sequence ATGAAAAAGACCGTAACTCTCGGCGCTCTGACCGTCGCCGCGCTCGCGGCCGGTGCAGCCGGCGCCGCGACCCTGGACGACGTGAAGGCGCGCGGGGAGCTGAAGTGCGGCGTCTCGACGGGTCTTGCCGGGTTCTCGGCACCTGATGCAAACAACGTGTGGCAGGGCTTCGACGTGGCGTACTGCCGCGCGCTCGCGGCCGCCGTTCTCGGCGATCCGATGAAGGTTGCCTTCACCCAGACCACCGGCCAGACCCGCTTCACCGCGCTGGCATCGGGTGAGATCGACGTTCTGGCCCGCAACACCACCTGGACCTTCTCGCGCGACGTCGACCTGAAGTTCGAATTCATCGGCGTGAACTACTACGACGGCCAGGGCTTCATCGCACCGAAGTCGCTGGGCGTCGCCTCGGCCAAGGAACTCGATGGCGCCACCGTCTGCATCCAGACCGGCACCACCACCGAGCTGAACCTCGCGGACTTCTTCCGCGCCAACAACATCAGCTACGAGCCGGTTCCGATCGAGACCAACGCCGAAGCGCAGCAGCAGTACCTTGCCGGCGCCTGCGACGTCTACACCACCGACGCCTCGGGCCTCGCAGCCACCCGCGCCACCTTCGAGAACCCGTCGGATCACGTGATCCTGCCGGAAATCATCTCGAAGGAGCCGCTCGGTCCGCTCGTCCGCCACGGCGACAACGAGTGGGGCGACATCGCCCGCTGGACCCTGAACGCCCTGATCGCTGCCGAAGAATACGGCGTGACCTCGGCCAACATCGCGGAGCTGTCCTCGGCCCCGACGAACAACCCCGAGATCAACCGCCTGCTCGGCACCGAGGGTGAACTGGGCGCGATGCTCGGCCTCGACAACGAATGGGCCAAGCGCGCGATCATGGCGGGCGGCAACTACGGCGAGATCTTCGAGAAGAACATCGGCGAAGCCACCCCGATCGGCCTGTCGCGCGGCCTGAACGCGCAGTGGACCGAAGGCGGCCTGCTCTACAGCCCGCCCTTCCGCTGA